CGTCCCCTTCGAGGAGCGCGACGCCATGAAGAAGCTCGCCGACCCCGTGATGGCCACCTATGCCAAGGAAATCGGCGCGGAGGGCATTTTCGAGAAGATCAACGTCGTCTGAGGCCTTTGCGTCCGCCGATGGCAACTCCGGGCAAGCCCCGCTTCTTGCCCGGACGTGGCGGATGTTCTGCCCGCACGGAGCTCCAATGTCTGACATGCCCGTCCCGTCCACACCGTCGCTGTGGCGTCGCATATCGGCGGCCTATGCGAAGCTGCTGGAATTCCTGCTGGCCGCCTGCGTCGGCATCCTGGTCGTTCCGGTCACGCTGCAAATCGTCTCACGCTACACGCCTCTTATTCCGTCCTACATCTGGACGGAGGAGATGGCACGGTTCCTGTTTATCTGGACGATCATGATCGGCGCCATGGTCGGCGTGCGGGAGGCGCAGCATTTCGAGGTCGACGTGTGGCCCGACCTGTCGCGGCGGTCGGAGGCGGCAGTGCGGATCCTAGCGCGGCTCGGCGTGCTGGCACTGGCGCTGGTGTTCGTGTCGGCCGGTATCGAGTTCACACGCTTTGCCTGGAACAGAACTTCGGAACTGGCCGATCTGCCTCTCTGGCTGATTCACGTCGCCTGGCCCGTCGCCGGCGTGACATGGATCGTCTTCGCGGGCGAACAGATCGTCGATGAAATCCGCATTCTGGCTGGGGCAGAGCGATGAGCGGCAACGTACTCTCTGCCGGACAGGCCGCGATGGTGCTGTTCGGGGTCTTCGTCGGCCTGCTGATCGTGCGCGTGCCGGTCGCCTTCGCGCTCGGCCTTGCCTGTGTGCCCATCCTGCTGATCGAACCGCATCTGTCGTTGATGACGCTCGCCCAGGAGACCTTCAACGCGTACAATTCGTTCATCCTGCTGGCAGTGCCGTTCTTCCTGCTGACGGCGAACCTGATGAGCATCGGCGGTATCACCGATCGCCTGGTGGCGCTGTCGCGCTCGATGGTCGGGCACTGGCCCGGATCGCTGGCGCAAATCAACGTCGTGCTGTCGGTGTTCTTTGCAGGCATCTCCGGGTCCTCGACCGCCGATGCGGCGAGCCAGTCCAAGATCTTCATCGATGCGCAGACCAAGGAGGGCTACGACCTGTCGTTCTCGATTGCGATCACCGCGGTGTCCGCGGTGCTTGCAGTCGTCATTCCCCCCTCGATTCTGATGATCGTGTGGGGCGGACTGATCTCGACCTCGATTGCGGCGATGTACCTGGCCGGCATCGTGCCGGGCCTGCTGATCGCGGGCGCGCAGATGGCGACGGTGCACATCTACGCGGTGCGCCGCGGCTACCCGACCTATCCGAAGGCAAGCTGGGTCGATATGCGATGCGCCATCTGGCGGTCGATCCCGGCGCTGATGACACCCTTCATCATCGTCGGCGGCATTCTGCTTGGCTGGTTTACCGCGACCGAGTCCGCCTGCGTCGCCGTGCTCTATTCCGTAGTGCTCTCGGCGTTCTTCTACCGCGAGACGGGGATACGCGAATTGTACAAGGCCCTGCTCGACACCGGGCGTCTCGCCGGCGTCGCGCTGTTCTGCGTCGGCACCGCCAGTGCGTTCGGCTGGCTGCTCGCCTACTACAAAATTCCGCAGGAGCTGCTGGCCAACGTGTCGACCTGGGGCATGGGCCCCATCGCTGCCGGCTTCTTCATCTCCTTGTGCTTTCTGGTGGTGGGCTGCTTCCTCGATGCCATCCCGGCCATCATCATCGTCGGCACCGTGCTGGAGCCGCTGGCCAAGTCGGTCGACCTTCATCCGGTCCAGTTCGCGATCATTTCCATCGTATCGCTGGCCTTTGGACTGGTGACGCCGCCCTACGGTCTATGTCTGATGATCGCCTGTTCGATCGCGGGCGTGCGGCTGCGCTATGCGCTGAAGGACACGGTCATCATGCTGATTCCGATGTTGCTCGTGCTGGCGGCGGTCATCGTCTGGCCAAGCGTGTCGCTGTTCTTGCCGCGTTTGATCGTGCCGGAAATGCTCAAATGAGCATCCGGCAATGCGATCCCGCGGCGTTGGCCGCGAGATCTGGTCAATTGGTTACAGATTGCTCTCGGTAATCGCCGCGTAGACCATGCTGCGCAGCTCGCGCCGGATCGGGTAGGCGCTCGAGGGCAGTACCTGCGTCATGAAGATCGCGATCAGCTCTTCGGCCGGATCGATCCAGAACGAGGTCGTGGCCGCGCCGCCCCAATTATATTCGCCGGGGCTGCCGGCGATCAGCGTCTCCGCGGGGCGCATGGTGACGGCGAAGCCGAGACCGAAGCCGATGCCGTTATAGGCGGCTTCAGAGAACAGCGAGCGCGAGACTTCCGGCAGCGCGCGGCCGCCCGGAATGTGGTTGCTCGTCATCAGCGCCAGCGTCTTCGGCCCGATCAGCCTGACGCCGCCGAGCTCGCCGCCGTTGAGCAGCGCGCGGCAGAAGGTGAGATAGTCGGCGACCGTCGAGCACAGGCCGCCGCCGCCGGAGATGAACGAGGGCGGGGTGAGGAACGAGCTCGTCGCCGGATCGTCCTGGAGTGTCAGGCCTTCGCGGCGCTGTCCGGCATGGAAGGTCATGCCGCCGCCGGGATCGGCGGAATAGCAGGCGGCGAAGCGGTGCGCCTTGGAGGCCGGCACGTGGAAATCGGTGTCCGTCATGCCGAGCGGGTCGAGGATGCGTGATTTAAGGAACTGCTCGAACGGCATGCCTGAGATCTTGCCGACGAGATAGCCGAGCACGTCGGTCGCGACCGAGTAGTTCCAGGCGTCGCCCGGCGAGAATTCCAGCGGGATCTTGGCCAGCGCCTCGATCATGGTCTGGAGCGTGCCGGCCTTCTCCACCTCGCCGATCTTTTCGGTGCGGTAGGCGGCATCGACATTGGAGCGCTGCTGGAAGCCGTATGTCAGGCCGGCGGTGTGGCGCAGGAGGTCGACGATCAGCATCGGCCGGGACGGCGGCCGGGTCAGGAAGGCTGGCGAGTTGCCGGCGACGAAGACGCCGAGATCCTTCCATTCTGGAATATACTTCGCGACAGGCTCGTCGATCGCGACCAGGCCTTGTTCGACCAGCATCATGAAGGCGACGCTGGTGAGCGGCTTGGTCATCGAATAGATGCGGTAGATGGTGTCGTCCTTGACCGGCAGTTTGCGCTCGACGTCGGCAAAGCCCTGAACCGAGCTGTGGGCGACCTTGCCGCGGCGATAGACCAGAAGATGCGTGCCCGGGAAGCGGCCGGCATCGATGTACCGGCTCTTCAGATGCGCATCGACGCGGTCGAGCGCGGCCTTGGACATGCCGACGGATTCCGGCGAGGCGGGGGTGGGCGCGAGCATCAGTTCCTCCGGGCAGTTTTGTCGGTCCGTTGATAACCAAATGACGGCCCCATTCCAAGCCACTCGCGCTTAACGCGGGCGGGGCGACGGGTGTAGACTGCCCCCTGGAACGCCTCCAAATAGCCCCCAAGGGCCCCAGGGCCAACGAAAAAAACCGTAAGGCAAACCCATCATGACCCAGTTCAACGAGACTGATCTCACTGAAGCCGTCGTCAAGAGCTTCGACGGCACGCCCAATCCGCGCGCGAAATTCCTGCTCCAGGAATTGGTGAAGTCGCTGCACGATTACGTGAGCAAGACCGGCCTGACCTTCGAGGAGTGGGACTACGCGATCGATTTCCTGACCCGCACCGGACAGAAGTGCACCGATACCCGCCAGGAGTTCATCCTGCTGTCCGACGTGCTCGGCGTCTCGATGCTGGTCGACGCGGTCAACCATCGCGACCGCGAAGGCGCCACCCAGACCACCGTGCTCGGCCCGTTCTATGTCGGCGAGCACAAGGTGACCGCGCACGGCACCGACATCTCGCCAAACAATCAAACCGGCGAGCGGATGTTCGTGCAGAGCCGTGTCACCGACCTCAAGGGCAAGCCGCTGGCCAATGTTCCCGTAGACGTCTGGCATGCCGACGACGATGGCTTCTACGACTCCCAGAAGCCGAACTATGACGAGGTCGGCGCCTCGGCGCGTGCGCGCTTCATCACCGACAGCGAGGGCCGCTTCTTCTTCCGCACCATTTTGCCGTGCAGTTATCCGATTCCGACCGATGGCCCGGTCGGCGAGATGATCGTGCAGACCAAGCGCCATCCGATGCGCCCGGCGCATGTGCACTTCCTGGTCAACGCGAAGGGATACGAGCCGCTGATCACCCACGTCTTCATGGACGGCGACAAATATCTGGATTCCGACGTCGTGTTCGGCGTGAAGGACGATCTCGTCGCCAAAGTCGAGCCGCGCACCGATCCCGCGATGCCCGACGGCACCAAGGCGAACGGTCAGTGGCATTTGATGACCTACGAATTCCACCTCAAGCCCGGCGGCGGCATGGCGCCGAAGCCGCTGGGGACGAAGACGGCAGAGCCGGCGTGAGGGCTCCGATTCATCCCCCGATATAGGCTGCCAATTCGTCGGGCGTTCCCTTCGGAAAGGCTTCCTTCAGATAATCAAGGAAGGCGGAGACTCGCGCACTGAGCAATCGCCGCGAGGGATAGAGCGTCCATAGGGCGATGTCGGGTCCCTCGACGTCGCCCCAGCGTACCAGTGTGCCAGCAGTCAGATCACGACTGACGAGCGACAGAGGCAGCCGCCCAGCGCCGACGCCGGCTCGAATTGCGTCACGCACCATCATCAGCGATGACAGGCGAAGCACGGGATCGACGGCGATACGCGATATGCCGCTCGGTCGCCTGATGTCCCAGGCCGCAGCCGCATCGTCCGTTCCGCGCATGACGACCGGAACGGCGAGATCGCCCTTCGGTCGTTTCAGTGCGGGGCTGGCCACGACCACCAGTCGGTCACGCAGGAAGATGCGGCCGACAAGGCTTTCGTCCGGATCGGGATTGACCCGGATCACGAGGTCAAAGCCCTCCTCGATCATATCAACGTTGCGATCATCCGTCGTCACCTCGAGCCGAACCTGCGGATGCAGCAGCGCGAAGCCGGCCGCGAGCCGGCCCATGGCAGTTTGCGAAAAGAGCAGGGGCGCACTGACGCGCAACCTGCCCCTTGGCTTGTCCCCGCCCGAGGCGATCGCCGCCGCCGTCTCGTCGAGCTCGGTAAGTAGTGCTCCCGTCCGCTCATAGAGCGCTCGTCCTTCCTGAGTGAGCTTGAGAGTGCGTCCTCCGCGCTCGAAGAGACGCAGATCGAGGCTGCTTTCGAGTTCGGACACGCGGCGAGACAAGGTCGCTTTCGGGCGTCCCGCTGCACGCGCGGCCTTTCCGAACCCTCCGTGGCGGGCGACGAGATTGAAATCGGCAAGGGCAAGCAAATCCATCCGTTCCACCAATGAGACGATCCGTCTAAATATAGCGGCTATCGGACCGCATGTGGATCATTAATTTCCGAGGTGTCTTCTGAGCCAAACCGGAGTGATCCCATGACCATCCTCGTTACCGGCGCAACCGGCACCATCGGCCGCCAAGTCGTCGAGCAACTCGTCAAGCGTGGCGCCGATGTCCGCGTGCTCGTCCGAGATCCCGCCAAGGCCAACGTCCCCGCAGGTGTCGCCGTCGCCCAGGGCGACCTGCTGGACATCGATTCCCTGCGCGGTGCGTTCTCGGGCGTCTCAACCCTGTTTCTGCTCAACGCCGTGGTGCCGGACGAATTCACCCAGGCGCTGACTGCGCTCAACCTGGCACGGGAGGCCGGCATCGAGCGGTTCGTCTATCTGTCGGTGATCCACAGCGACCGCTACGTCAACGTGCCGCATTTCGCCGGCAAGTTCGGCGTCGAGCGCATGATCGAGCAGATGGGCTTCAAGGCCACCATCCTGCGCCCCGCGTACTTCATGAACAACGAGGTTATGATCAAGGATGCCGTGACCGGATACGGAGTCTATCCGATGCCGATCGGCAGCAAGGGATTGGCGATGATCGACGCGCGCGATATCGGCGAGATCGCGGCGATCGAATTGATCCGCCGCGAGACATCCGCCACGCCGCTTCCGCTCGATCGCATCAATCTCGTTGGTCCCGATACACTGACTGGCGCGGGGGTTGCGGCAATCTGGTCGGACGTGCTCGGGCGCGCGATCGCCTATGGCGGCGACGACACCGCGGGATTCGAGGAGAACCTCAGGCAGTTCATGCCCGGCTGGATGGCTTTCGACATGCGCGTGATGAGCGAGCGCTTCCTCACGGAAGGAATGATCCCGGAGGCCGGCGACGTCAAGCGTCTGACCGATATCCTCGGCCGTCCCTTGCGCTCTTATCGCGACTTCGTCGCGGAGATCACGGCCTCTGCCTGAGGCCCTGCCAGCGCCTGCCTGCAACGCTCGCCACAACTCATGTGGCGAGCGGGCAGTCTTGATCAGCGCGCGTTCAGCAGCGCCAGCAACACGACCACTGCGCAGGCGAGCGCCGCTGTCGTCAACTTCCAGAACATCAGCGGGCTGCGTTCGAGCAGTGGCGTGATCCGGGTGTCGAGATAGGCTGGGTTGGGGTTGCGTAGCTCGAAGATGAACTCCGAGAGATCCTCGTGCCGCTTGGTGGGATCGGGATGGAGCGCGCGGCGGAGTGCGCCGTCGATCCAGGCCGGCACATTGCGGTCATCATCGGCTGGACGGTATTTGAGCTTGCGCACATCCGCCTTGCGCCGGATCCTGGCGATCTGGGCCCCGTAGGGAAGCTTTCCTGTCAGCATCTGGTAGCAGATCACCGCCAGCGAATACATGTCGGAGCGCGGCGAGCCGCCTAGCCCGAGAAAATACTCCGGCGCCGTGTACTGCACCGTTCCCAGGATTTCGTCAGCCTCGTTCGGGGGCGCCGCTTCCGCGACGCCGGCCACCCTGACCGATCCGAAGTCGATGATCTTCGCGGTGCCGGTCTTGTCGATCAGGATGTTGTCGGGCCTGAGGTCCTGATGCAGCATCTCCATGCGGTGGAAGGCGCGCAGGCCCGCGGCGATCTGCTCAATGATGCCGCGCACGGTTTCGAGATCGGGTCGCGGATTGTCGGTCATCCACTGCCTCAGGGTCTGCCCCTCGACGAATTCGGTCGCGACATAGAGATAGCTGCGTCGCCTGGACTGTGACAGCGGTTTCAGCACGTGCGGGCTGTCGATCCGGCGTGCGATCCACTCCTCCATCAGGAAACGCTTGAGATAGGCGGCATTGTCGCGCAAATCGACCGACGGCAGCTTGAGCGCGACCGGCCGCTCGGTCTCGACGTCGACGGCGAGATAGATGTGGCTGCGGCTGCTGCCGTGGATCTCGCGGACGATGCGGTAGCCGTCGAAGATCGCGCGCGGCTCCGGCAGCGGAGGCAGTGGCAGTTGCGAGGTCTGATTGAAGATGCCGGCCGGCTCGCGCCGCGGCAGCGCGTCGATGCGGATGATCTGGACGGTGATGTTGTCGTCGCTGCCGCGCCGATAGGCTTCCTCGACGATCGCCTTTGCCGCTCCGTCGAGCTCGCCGGCGTGCTCGTTCAGCGCGCTCGTGATGAAGCGCGCGTCGACGAATTCGTAGGCGCCGTCGGTCGCCAGCAGAAAGATGTCGCCGGCCTCGACCTCGAACGCCTGGTAGTCGATCTCGAGCTGCGGATTGATGCCGAGCGCGCGGCCGAGATAGGTCTGTTCGGACGAGACGATGATGCGGTGATCGTCGGTCAGCTGCTCCAGCGCCTTGCCGGCGACGCGGTAGATGCGGCAGTCGCCGACATGGAAGATGTGCGCGGTGGTCGCCTTGATGACCATGGCGCTGAGCGTGCAGACGTAGCCCTTGTCGCGGTCATAGGCGTATTGGCTCTTGCGCGTCTGCGCGTGCAGCCAGGAATTGGTCGCGTCCAGCACGCGGCGGGCGGACGTCTTCACCGTCCAGGATTCCGACGTGCAGTAATAGTCCATCAGGAAGCTCTTGACCGCCGACTCGCTGGCGATCTGGCTCACCGTGCTGCTGGAAATGCCGTCGGCGAGGACCGCTGCGATGCCCTTCAGGCCGAGCAGCGGCTCCTCCGGAATCAGAACGCCGTGAAAATCCTGGTTGACGGGCTTGCGACCCCTATCGGAATGCTGGCCGACCGAAATCAGGAGTCCGCGGGTCATCGTCATCACCGGAAGGGGGGAAGCCTCACCCTGCTCGGGCGGGGCTTCCCTGTCGAGACGTATTCGATCAGGCCACGACGCGAGGCTTGGCCGCCTTGTCGAACTGGCGCTTCGGCTTGGTGAGGACATGCGTGGTGTAGAGGGTCATGCCGGTGAAGGCGAGGCCTCCCACGAGGTTGCCGAGCACGGTCGGGATCTCATTCCAGATCAGATAGTCCATGATCGAGAATTTCGCATGAAGCATCAGGCCCGACGGGAACAGGAACATGTTCACGACGGAATGTTCGAACACCATGTAGAAGAACACCAGGATCGGCATCCACATCGCGATGACCTTGCCGGGGACCGAGGTCGAGATCATGGCGCCGACGACGCCGGTCGAGACCATCCAGTTGCAGAGCATGCCGCGCATGAACAGGGTCGCCATGCCGGCTGCGCCGTGTGCGGCATAGCCGAGCGTCCGGCCTTCGCCGATGTTGCCGATCGCCGCGCCGACCTTGTCGGGCTCCTGCGTGAAGCCGAACGTCGTGACGAAGGCCATCATGAAAGCCACGGTGAAGGCGCCGGCGAAATTGCCGACGAACACCAGACCCCAATTGCGCAGTACGCCGCCGATCGTGACGCCCGGGCGCTTGTCGATCAGGGCGAGCGGCGACAGCACGAACACGCCGGTGAGGAGATCGAAGCCCAGCAGATAGAGCATGACGAAGCCGACCGGAAACAGTAGCGCGCCGACCAGCGGCTGCCCCGTGTTCACGTTGATCGTGACGGCGAACCAGGCCGCCAGAGCCAGGATGGCGCCGGCCATGTAGGCGCGGATGATGGTGTCCCGGGTGGACATGAAGATCTTGGACTCGCCCGCATCCACCATCTTGGTGACGAATTCCGAAGGCGCGAGATACGACATCAATGGTTCCTTTTGCTTCGTAAGTGAGATCGGCACGCTCGCTGGAGCAAGCGCGGCTGAACATCATCGGGGCCATGCGGACGGCTCTGCCGCGCACGAGGGCTATGGAAGTTTGGAAGCCTTGGGATCGCGTCGCGACGACTGCCGGGGAGGGCCGCGAAGCCGTTGAGCTTCCGGGGTGCGGCCGTCAGAGGCTGCACCATTGCGGACAAGCCGCCGTCTTCGTTGACGCACCATGAAATGCAAGTCGCGTGCCGAGCTGGCGTCATAAAAAAGATAAGTAAAGTCAATTGGATGGCGCGCGTCTTGATCTGATTTTTGCGAGGTCGGCGGCTTCTCGCTTAGGCGACTGCATAAGATTTGTGCGCTGCACGCGTAGTGAGCAGATAGCAAATTTCGCAAGCGGAACTGGTCTGCGTCAGTCTGGCGCGGTGTGCCTAACGCGTTGAATATTAGATGCTTTTCGATCGGTGATGCTTGGCATGAAGCTTGAATGGTTCCAAGTCGACGCCATTGAAGCCGTCCCGCGAGACTTCTCATCCGAATTTGCTGACGCCACCAGACGGGGGTCTCCCGCGTCACGCGTTCGCATGCGCCTTTTCTGGCGTCACGGACGGACCGGGCTGCTCGTGCGTACTGACACCATCATTCGCAACGACGCAAAGGACGACACCGCCTATGACAAAGCGCATTCGCCGGCCTTCGAATACTGGCCTCAGCCGCCGTCAAGTGTTGAAGGCCGCCGGCAGTACCGCGGCTCTTCTCGCCGCCGCCAAACTCAATTTCCCCGCCGGAGCGTTCGCGCAGGATTCAGGCCCCGAGGTCAAGGGCGCCAAGCTCGGCTTCATCGCGCTCACCGACGCGACCCCACTGTTCGTTGCCAAGGAGAAGGGCATCTTCACCAAATACGGCATGCCCGACGTCGAGGTGCAGAAGCAGGCCTCCTGGGGCACCACGCGCGACAATCTCGTGCTCGGCTCGGAAGGCAACGGCATCGACGGCGCGCACATCCTGACCCCGATGCCGTATCTGATCTCGGCCGGTAAGGTGACGCAGAACAACCAGCCGACGCCGATGTATATCCTGGCGCGCCTGAACCTGAACGGACAGTGCATCTCGGTCGCCAAGGAATATGCCGACCTCAAGATCGGCGTCGATACCGCACCTTTCAAACCGGCGTTGGAGAAGAAGAAGGCTGGTGGCAAGGGCGTGAAGGCGGCGATGACCTTCCCGGGCGGAACGCACGATCTCTGGATCCGCTACTGGCTCGCTGCCGGTGGCATCGATCCGGACAAGGATATCGAGACCATCGTGGTCCCGCCGGCGCAAATGGTGGCCAACATGAAGGTTGGCACCATGGACTGCTTCTGCGTCTGCGAGCCCTGGAATCTCCAGCTGATCCACCAGAACATCGGTTACACCGCGATCACCACCGGCGAACTCTGGGACAAGCACCCCGAAAAATCGTTCGGCATGCGCGCGGCCTGGGTCGACAAATATCCGAAGGCCGCGAAAGCGCTGCTGATGGCCGTGATGGAAGCCCAGCAATGGTCCGAGAAGATGGAGAACCGCGAAGAGGCGGCGGCGATCTGCGCCAAGCGGCAGTGGATCAATTGCCCGGTTGAGGACGTCACCGACCGCATGAAGGGCAAGTTCGACTACGGGACTGGCCGCGTGGTCGAGAACTCGCCGCAGCAGATGCGCTTCTGGAAAGATCAGGCTTCCTATCCGTTCCAGAGCCACGATCTCTGGTTCCTCACGGAGGATATTCGCTGGGGCAAGTACGAGGCGAATTTCGATACCAAGGCGCTAATTGCCAAGGTCAACCGCGAAGACCTCTGGAAGGACGCGGCCAAGGCGCTGGGCGTCGCTGCCGCCGAAATTCCAACCTCCACCTCGCGCGGCAAGGAGACCTTCTTCGACGGCAAGGTGTTCGATCCCGAAAATCCGGCGGCCTATCTGAAGTCGCTCGCGATCAAGCGCGTCGAAGTCTGATGGAGCCAGCGGCCGCCCCAGGGCGGCCGCATCGTCTTTTGAAGCCGGAGAGATATTGCGATGAACATGCCTGCCACGAAGTTGGATGTTGAGACCGCGAGGCCCGTTGGCGCGGCCGCAGCGGTCGTTGCGATGACACCGAAGCGCGCCGCGCGTAGCGAAGCTTATGCGCGGATGGCGCGGGAGACCGCGGTTCGCGTGATCCCGCCGATCGTCGTGATCGCGCTGTTGATGCTGGTGTGGGAGCTCGTCTGCCGCCGCGCCGGGTCGGCGCTGCCGCCGCCATCGAAAGTGTTCCAGGACACCAAGGAGTTGATCTTCGATCCGTTCTTCGACCGTGGCGGCATCGATAAAGGCCTGTTCTGGCATCTCTCAGCCAGTCTCCAGCGCGTCGCGCTAGGTTACTCGCTTTCCGCCATCGCGGGTATCGCGCTCGGCGTGCTCGTCGGGCAATCCGTCTGGGCCATGCGCGGGCTCGATCCGCTGTTCCAGGTGCTGCGCACGATTCCGCCGCTGGCTTGGCTGCCGCTCTCGCTTGCGGCCTTCCGCGACGGCCAGCCCTCGGCGATCTTCGTCATCTTCATCACATCGATCTGGCCGATCATCATCAACACCGCGGTCGGCATCCGCAACATCCCGCAGGACTATCGCAACGTCGCAGCTGTGGTGCAGCTCAATCCGCTGGAGTTCTTTGGCAAGATCATGATCCCTGCCGCGGCGCCCTATATCTTCACGGGCCTGCGCATCGGCATCGGCCTGTCGTGGCTTGCCATCATCGCTGCGGAAATGCTGATCGGTGGCGTCGGCATCGGCTTCTTCATCTGGGACGCCTGGAATTCCTCGCATATCAGCGAAATCATTCTGGCGTTGTTCTATGTCGGCATCATCGGGTTCGTGCTCGATCGCATGATCGCGGGCCTCGGCAAGATCGTCACTCGTGGCACGGCTCAGGGCTGAGGGAGAATGCATATGACCGCCTATCTGAAGCTCGACCACATCGACAAGGTCTTTACCCGCGGCGCCGCCACCACCGAGGTGCTGAAGGAGATCAATCTCACGATCGAGAAGGGCGAATACGTCTCGATCATCGGCCACTCAGGCTGCGGCAAGTCGACCCTGCTCAACATCATTGCTGGGTTGACCAACGCCACCACCGGCGGCGTGCTGCTGGAGAATCGGGAGGTCAATTCGCCCGGGCCCGACCGCGCCGTGGTGTTCCAGAACCACAGCCTGCTGCCGTGGCTCACCGTCTACGAGAACGTCCGGCTCGGCGTCGACAAGGTGTTCGCCAGGACCAAGACCCGC
The sequence above is drawn from the Bradyrhizobium amphicarpaeae genome and encodes:
- a CDS encoding CmpA/NrtA family ABC transporter substrate-binding protein gives rise to the protein MTKRIRRPSNTGLSRRQVLKAAGSTAALLAAAKLNFPAGAFAQDSGPEVKGAKLGFIALTDATPLFVAKEKGIFTKYGMPDVEVQKQASWGTTRDNLVLGSEGNGIDGAHILTPMPYLISAGKVTQNNQPTPMYILARLNLNGQCISVAKEYADLKIGVDTAPFKPALEKKKAGGKGVKAAMTFPGGTHDLWIRYWLAAGGIDPDKDIETIVVPPAQMVANMKVGTMDCFCVCEPWNLQLIHQNIGYTAITTGELWDKHPEKSFGMRAAWVDKYPKAAKALLMAVMEAQQWSEKMENREEAAAICAKRQWINCPVEDVTDRMKGKFDYGTGRVVENSPQQMRFWKDQASYPFQSHDLWFLTEDIRWGKYEANFDTKALIAKVNREDLWKDAAKALGVAAAEIPTSTSRGKETFFDGKVFDPENPAAYLKSLAIKRVEV
- the ntrB gene encoding nitrate ABC transporter permease, which produces MNMPATKLDVETARPVGAAAAVVAMTPKRAARSEAYARMARETAVRVIPPIVVIALLMLVWELVCRRAGSALPPPSKVFQDTKELIFDPFFDRGGIDKGLFWHLSASLQRVALGYSLSAIAGIALGVLVGQSVWAMRGLDPLFQVLRTIPPLAWLPLSLAAFRDGQPSAIFVIFITSIWPIIINTAVGIRNIPQDYRNVAAVVQLNPLEFFGKIMIPAAAPYIFTGLRIGIGLSWLAIIAAEMLIGGVGIGFFIWDAWNSSHISEIILALFYVGIIGFVLDRMIAGLGKIVTRGTAQG